The DNA region CGTCTGGTAGACGGCTCCTTTCTGCAGTGCGTGTACTCTTCGTCGCCGGTGCCGGAAGGGGGGCTGTGCGTCACGCTTCGGGAAAGCCGGCGCGTGCACAAGCTGACCAACCGCATCACCAGGGCCAAGGCCGTCTACACCTTCCAGGATATTATTGGCAGCTCGAAAAGCACGCGGACGGCGTTGCAACTGGCGCACAAGGCCAGTGAAAACGCCATGACCACCTTGATCCTGGGGCAAAGCGGAGTGGGCAAAGAGCTGTTCGCGCAGGCCATCCACAACGCCAGCGATCGGCGCGACCAGCCGTTCATCGTTATCAACTGCGGAGCCATCCCCCGCGATCTGGTCCAGAGTGAGCTGTTTGGTTACGAAGGGGGCGCGTTTACCGGTGCGTCACGCCACGGAGCTCCCGGCAAGTTCGAGCTGGCTGACGGCGGCACGCTGTTCCTCGATGAGATCGGCGATATGCCCCTGGCGGCCCAGGTGAATCTGTTGCGCGTGTTGCAAGAGGGCGAAGTGACCAGAGTCGGCGGCAAACGCTCGCGTCAGGTGGACGTCCGCGTTGTGGCGGCCACGCACCGCGACCTGGCCAGAAGGGTGGCGGATGGGACCTTTCGGCATGACCTGTACTACAGGCTCAACGTGCTGGTCATCCCGATTCCGTCCTTGCGCGAGCGCCGCGAAGACATACAGGTGCTCGCCAACTTCTTCCTGGAAAAGATGACGCATACGTTGAACAAACCGCTGGAGGGCTTTACCCCCGAAGCAATGCACTGCCTGAAGGCCTACGACTGGCCGGGGAACATCCGCGAGCTGGAGAACCTGGTTGAACGGGCCGCTGTCGTAGCCGATGGTCCGTTTATCGGCAAAGAGGACCTGCCGTCGGAGTTCTGGTCACCGGTTGCCACTGTCGCGCCGGGAACTGATACGCCTTCGGTAGCGCAGATGGCAGCGCCCGATACCTTCGACGCCAGGGACGAAGCAGACGCAACGGGCGAAACAGCAGGAGAACAACGGGAACAACCCAGCCAGGAAAAGCAGCGCATCATGGATGCCTTGCGGGCTGCAAACGGCAATGTCCGGGCTGCAGCCAA from Oceanidesulfovibrio marinus includes:
- a CDS encoding sigma-54-dependent Fis family transcriptional regulator, with amino-acid sequence MRTPLPTDDYSSPEDTLQEFREHSDFYSNFVAPGGPQTLFWQKIYDARQQFHEGKSGQFTHIRPHIIRSWKRSSAAGAPYTGLPSVRLSAEELNNVLKRNEFLLSTAKPVMQELLENIHPTSNCIILTDSNGVYLYTRGDDLGAGRRPSTPLRGLVSGEPIEGTTSMGICLVEQQATCVLGCEHYNPYFDSWSCAAAPIFDHENKLAGTLSMTMARDNFNHHGFGLVIAAAKAVTEQMRLRHLLQETQTIMEILGEAVIVLDANSRVRMINRYAKQLFHVQDDAIGRDFASLAETISGECFLRSGNKVKDNECSMRLVDGSFLQCVYSSSPVPEGGLCVTLRESRRVHKLTNRITRAKAVYTFQDIIGSSKSTRTALQLAHKASENAMTTLILGQSGVGKELFAQAIHNASDRRDQPFIVINCGAIPRDLVQSELFGYEGGAFTGASRHGAPGKFELADGGTLFLDEIGDMPLAAQVNLLRVLQEGEVTRVGGKRSRQVDVRVVAATHRDLARRVADGTFRHDLYYRLNVLVIPIPSLRERREDIQVLANFFLEKMTHTLNKPLEGFTPEAMHCLKAYDWPGNIRELENLVERAAVVADGPFIGKEDLPSEFWSPVATVAPGTDTPSVAQMAAPDTFDARDEADATGETAGEQREQPSQEKQRIMDALRAANGNVRAAAKDIGVSRVTLYAHIKRHGLSLEPFRQRKP